A window of Yoonia sp. SS1-5 genomic DNA:
TGGTCGATGCGCTGACCGTTGTCAGCAAGGGCGATCCGGTATCGCTGTTGACCGACGTGCTGACCTATCACGTCGCCGGCACGTCACTACAGGCCAGCCAGGTGCTTGGACTGGATAACATCACAACGTTGCAGGGCGGGACGGTCGCAGTCGCGGACGCGGCGCTGATCGACAATGACCCCGAAACCTTTGATGCCAACCTTATCGCGACGGATATTCAGGCCAATAATGGTATTGTACACGTCATTGACGAGGTACTGATCCCGACCGATCTGCTGGCCGGCAACAATACCGACCTTGAGATCGGCACGGATGGCCGCGACTATATCCACACCGGACGGGGCGATGACTTCGTCAATGGCAAGGGTGGGAAAGACTTCATCCTGCTTGGCAGCGGCGACGATGTCGGCTTTGGCGGTGATGGGCGCGACCTGATCAGCGGCTGGCGGGGCGACGACCACATCGACGGTGGGGGCGATAGCGACCGGCTCTACGGTGGTAAGGGTGACGACATGGTCAGTGGTGGCGCCGGCCGTGACATGATCTTTGGCGGCCGGGGTGATGACATCATCAATGGCGGTACCGAGGACGACATGCTGTTTGGCGGCCGAGGCGCGGACACGTTCATCTTTGTCGAAGGTGATGGCATGGACAAGATCCGCGACTTCAACCACCGACAGGATCAGATTGACCTCAGCGCCTATGGGTTCGACGGGATTGATGATCTTGGGATCAGCACATCAGGCCATTCCACCCATATTGACCTGGGCAATGATGATGGGATCACGCTGGCCTGGGTCAATGCGGGCAACCTGACAGAAGACAACTTTATCTTCTAAATCAACATAGAATGACGATAGCCCCGGCCGCTTGCGTGGCCGGGGTCAGTGTTTGTCAAACACAACGGGGAACCAATCCTCGCGCAGGACGTCACCCGGGCGCATTCCATGGCCCGGAAATGGCGGCGATGTGGGGCCGGGTCTGTCCACATAGCGTGCATCATCACCCACAAACCGCACCGAGAACGCGCGTCTGCGAGCTGTTGTCGTGTTGCCGCGGGCGCCATGGAGAATGCCAAAGCTGAACGCAACGGCATCCCCCGGGGCCATCGCCCATTCCTTGATTGGCATTCCTTGCGCATCCGGGTCAGGGACCGGCTGATAGGCATCATCATCGGGGTAAAAACTGGTTTCAGCCAGCCAGCGGGTTGGCAGCACCGGCTTGTCCCAAAGATGACTTCCCGCCACGCAGCGCAGGCTTGCAGCATCAACTGGGTCCATCGGCGACCAAAAGCTGACGGTCTGGCGACCCTCAACAAAATAGTAGGGACCGTCCTGATGCCACGGGGTGGGTTTCGTCGTCCCCGGTTCCTTGACCAGAACATGATCGTGAAAAGCCTGCACCCGACGGGATTGCATCAGATCGGCTGCAACAGCGCCTGCCGGGGAATTGCGGATCGCGTCCTCGAACTCGTTGATGCGCATCCAATTGCAGTAATCGTCAAAGAAACGACCGGCTTCGCCGTCATGCAGGTTTTCGGCAGCATAGGGACCCGGCGCCGCCATGTTGCGGTCAATGCCGGTGCGGATCGTGTCCACATAGTCGGCAAACAGCCCCTTGATCAGGACAACGCCGTCACGTTGAAAGGTGTCGATATCAGCTTGGGTGACAAGCGGGTGGGTCATATGGCTGCTCCATTTCCGGTGCAGCCTAGGGCGAAATACCAATGCGGGACAATCAGATTTCCGCGACGAAAGCCCGGCCCCATGACGGGCCGGGCCCCCATTTAATGTACGACCGCGTCATCCGGCGTGCTGCGGTTCGAAGTCGACAGCCGGTCACCGACGATCAGCCCATCGGGTCCGGCAGTCACGTGAACCTCCGTACCATCCATGACATCACCCGCGAGGATCATCTCGGCCAGTTGGTCCTGCAAGGCGCGCTGGATCACCCGCTTCAGCGGGCGTGCGCCGAATACCGGATCATAGCCTTCATCGGCCAGCCATTTGAGGGCCGGTTCATCCAGATCAATCTGGATATTCCGCCCGGCCAACCGGCGCTCCAACCGCCTTAGCTGGATCGTGACGATCCCGGCCATATCCTCGCGCGCAAGCCGGTCAAAGATCACCGTCTCATCCAGTCGGTTCAGGAACTCGGGCCGGAAATGCGCGCGCATGGCATCCATGACGTCACGCTTGGCGTCAGATGCGTCCGCACCATCGGGCAGTTGGCTTAACGCTTGTGCCCCAAGGTTCGAGGTCAGGATGATCAAGGTCTGCTTGAAATCGACAGTCCGGCCCTGACCATCGGTCAGCACACCGTCATCAAGCACCTGCAACAGAACGTTGAAGACATCCGGATGCGCCTTTTCAACCTCGTCAAACAGAACCACCTGATAGGGCCGGCGCCGGACCGCTTCGGTCAACACGCCGCCCTCATCATAGCCGACATAGCCCGGAGGCGCACCAATCAGACGGGCAACCGCGTGCTTTTCCATGAACTCCGACATGTCGATGCGGACCATCGCGCTGTCATCGTCAAAGAGATATTCAGCGACGGCCTTGGTCAGCTCGGTCTTCCCCACACCCGTTGGGCCAAGAAACAGGAAAGAGCCCAGCGGGCGGTTCTCGTCATTCAGCCCGGCACGGGCGCGGCGGACCGCATTGGCCACCGATGTCACCGCAGCCCGTTGGCCGATGACCCGCTTGCCAAGCTCTTCTTCCATGCGCAGCAGCTTTTCGCGCTCGCCCTCCAGCATTTTAGAGGTCGGAATACCCGTCCAGCGTTCGACGACTTCGGCGATCTGCTCGGGGCGGACCGCCTCTTCGACCATCAGGTCATCATTGTCCTCGACTTCGGACAACTGACGCTCCAGCTCGGGGATGACGCCGTAAGACAACTCACCGGCCTTGGCCAGATTGCCCTCGCGCTTGGCGATATCCAGATCGGCACGGGCGCGGTCCAGCCGCTCCTTGACCTCGCGGGTCCCTTCCAGCTTGTCGCGCTCGGCCTGCCATTTTGCGGTCATCTCGGATGCGCGCTCGTTCAGGTCGGCAAGCTCTTTCTCCAAACGCTCCAACCTGTCCACGGACGCTGCATCATCCTCTTTCTTCAGCGCCTCGGCCTCGATCTGCAATTGCAGGATCTGACGGTCCAGCGCGTCCAGTTCCTCTGGCTTGCTGTCAACTTCCATGCGCAAGCGCGAGGCGGCCTCGTCCATCAAGTCAATCGCCTTATCAGGCAGGAAACGATCTGTGATATAGCGATGCGACAGGGTTGCCGCAGCCACAAGCGCGCTGTCGGAAATCCGGACACCGTGGTGCAGCTCGTACTTTTCCTTGATACCGCGCAAAATGCTGACCGTATCGGTGACAGTGGGTTCTTCCACCATCAACGGCTGGAACCGGCGGGCGAGGGCCGCATCCTTTTCAACATATTTGCGATACTCATCAAGCGTGGTTGCGCCAACGCAATGCAACTCGCCACGGGCAAGGGCAGGCTTGATCAGGTTGGCCGCATCCATGGCGCCATCTGACTTGCCCGCACCGACAAGCGTATGCATCTCATCAATGAACATGATGATTTCGCCTGCGGCGGATTCGATCTCTTTCAGGACTGCTTTCAGCCGTTCCTCGAACTCACCGCGATATTTTGCACCTGCAATCAGGGCGCCCATATCCAGCGACATCAGCTTTTTGTTGCGCAGGCTTTCGGGGACGTCACCATCGACGATCCGCAAGGCCAACCCCTCGGCGATCGCGGTCTTTCCAACGCCGGGTTCACCAATCAAAACAGGGTTGTTCTTGGTACGGCGGGACAGAACCTGCATGGCACGGCGGATTTCCTCGTCACGCCCGATAATCGGATCAATCTTGCCCTGCTCGGCCGCCTCGGTCAGATCGCGGGCATATTTGGCAAGCGCCTCAAAGCTGTCTTCGGCGGTGGCACTATCAGCCGTGCGACCTTTGCGAATGTCGTTGATCGCGGCATTCAGGGTCGCAGGCGTCACGCGACCGGCTTCAAGCGCATCGCGGGCCTTGGACTTTACAATTGCCAGTGCGGTCAGCAGCCGTTCCACGGGCACAAAACTGTCCCCGGCTTTCTTGGCGATCTGTTCGGCCTCATCGACGACCTTGGCAGTCAGATTGTCCAGATAGACCTGGGCTGCATCGCCTGTCACTTTGGGCAGTTTTGCCATGGCCGCATCGACGGCGCTGCGGACGGCTGCCGCGTCACCACCTGCACGCGCAATCAGATTGGCGGCAAGGCCTTCTTCATCATCCATTAATGCTTTGAGCAGATGCTCAGGCGCGAACCGCTGGTGGTTCTCACGCATTGCGATCGTTTGTGCCGCTTGTACGAAGCCGCGCGACCGCTCGGTGAACTTGTCTAAGTTCATGGGTCTCTCCTTTGTTAAGCGCCCGGTGTTGCGGGTGCCCGACTTGGCGGCACACCCTTGTCTGGGCCTCAGCATCTAGATGGGGAGCGGAACGTCACGTCGCAAGACCAAAAGGTATGGAATTCCATACGGGGAGGCGAAATCGCCTTTTCCCCGCGCACCTCAAAGCGCTTTGAGGCATAAGAGCGTCACAGAGGAAATGATGATGCAACAAGCGAACACAACGACAGACAGCGAACAACCCAACCCACCGCTGTTCCCGCTCTCTCCGGACATTATCCGGCAGTTGCGGGCAACCGATGAACGCAACGGGACTGCAGAAATCATGTCTTCAAACGACAAGTAATCACCACTCACGGTGCGCCGGGCCACATGTCCTCCCCATGTGGCCCGGCAGATAAAGGTGCAGCGCGGGACACGCTGCACCTTTTTTCTGTTTCAGACCCGGTAACATCACCCGCCTTGGCGATTGCGCAGCCTTGGGGCACGGGCTAGACCCGGCCCGACCACAAAAGGAATGCGCCCAATGACTGATGACCGCCTGATCGTTGCGATGGATTTGCCAAATGTGCTTGATGGGCTCGAACTGGCAAACGCATTGGGCGACAGCGTCAGTTTCTACAAGATCGGTCTGGGGATGCTGACAGGCGGTGGGCTCGCGCTGGCCAATGAGCTGAAACAAGATCATGGAAAGCGCATTTTCCTCGACATGAAATTCTTTGACATCGGTGCCACGGTCGAGGCGGCCGTGCGCGGTGTTGCGCAGTTCGATCTGGACTTCCTGACAGTGCATGGTGACCCGCATGTGGTGCGCGCAGCGCGCGAAGGGGCGGGCGGGTCCGATATGAAGATCCTCGCGGTAACGGTCCTGACCTCAATGGACAGGGACGATCTGGACGCGTCCTGCATCAAGGACGGCGAAATCGGTGATCTTGTGCAGGAACGGGCGGGAATTGCACTCGCAAACGGGGCGGACGGGGTCATCGCCTCCCCGCAAGAGGCGGCGTTGATCCGGGCATTGCCCGAGGCAGAGGGCAAGTTGATCGTGACGCCCGGCGTGCGGCCCGCAGGTGGGGACCCCGGCGACCAGAAACGGATCATGACACCGGCACAGGCCATCGCCAACGGGGCGGATCACGTTGTGGTCGGACGACCCATCTGGCAGGCCGCCAATCCGCGACAGGCTGCGCTGGCCATTCAGCAGGAATTGGTATCGCCGCAGGCAAAGCGCCCGAATTGACGCCCAGCGCGTCAGTGAAACAAAGTTAACGAAATACTCACGGGTCGTCACAGTGGTGATGCGTGTCTTGCGGAACTTTCCTGCATGACTGACGTTTGTGTCACATAACACAACGCCACCCGATCAGCGACGCGTCGTCAGTTCGGGCAAATGCGCGAAAGGAAAAGACAATGAATGACGTTCGGTTGCACAACGTACACTACAACCCACAGGCTGGCGCCTTTGAGGCGCGGGTAGATATCGACCGGGGGCAGACGACTTTTCGTTATCCCTGCCAGGTGCCAGGTCCGATGACGATGGATATGGATCAGGTCTGCCTCAGCCTGACGCGGCAGGCGCTGCGGATGTCAGATACCGGGGCAAACCTGCGTTCGCGTTTCTAACCGGTGGGGAAAACACAGACCCCGGCACAAGATTGCGGGGCCTGCGGTGGCGATGCGACGCCGTAGGATGGATCTTGATCCATCCTAGTCGTTGATGTCGGTGTCGCAGATTTTAACCTGCCCGGTGCGCAGGCCAAAGACCTTGCGCATGATGACATAGGAAATCAGTGACAATACGGCGAAGATCACAAGTGTGATGGCAAAACCGCTCGCAGACACACCCACCAGGATCAAAACGCCCATCATCGCGGCGCCGAGGGCGAAACCCAGAAAGATATAACCGGGGATCAGGACCTCGAGTGTTGCCAAGACCAACGCGCCCGACATCCATACCCACCATTCTGTCCACAAAGGCATCCTAGCGTCCTTTCAACATCTGAAATGCGTTTGCGAACGCATCTAGGGCATTGGCAGGCAGAACGACTGTCTGATTACCGTCACCAGCGCCGAGCTTCTGCAACGCCTCAACCTGCTTTAGCGCAACCTGATATTGGGCAGCCTCCAACCCGTTTTCGGCAATCGCGACCGCAACAACCTGCGTGGCATAAGCTTCGGCATCCGCCAGCACGCGACGGGCCTCGGCATCCTGCTTGGCGGCATACAGCTCTGCATCGGCCTGCAACTCCACAGCGCGCTTCTGACCCTCTGCTTC
This region includes:
- a CDS encoding phytanoyl-CoA dioxygenase family protein, whose translation is MTHPLVTQADIDTFQRDGVVLIKGLFADYVDTIRTGIDRNMAAPGPYAAENLHDGEAGRFFDDYCNWMRINEFEDAIRNSPAGAVAADLMQSRRVQAFHDHVLVKEPGTTKPTPWHQDGPYYFVEGRQTVSFWSPMDPVDAASLRCVAGSHLWDKPVLPTRWLAETSFYPDDDAYQPVPDPDAQGMPIKEWAMAPGDAVAFSFGILHGARGNTTTARRRAFSVRFVGDDARYVDRPGPTSPPFPGHGMRPGDVLREDWFPVVFDKH
- the clpB gene encoding ATP-dependent chaperone ClpB, with translation MNLDKFTERSRGFVQAAQTIAMRENHQRFAPEHLLKALMDDEEGLAANLIARAGGDAAAVRSAVDAAMAKLPKVTGDAAQVYLDNLTAKVVDEAEQIAKKAGDSFVPVERLLTALAIVKSKARDALEAGRVTPATLNAAINDIRKGRTADSATAEDSFEALAKYARDLTEAAEQGKIDPIIGRDEEIRRAMQVLSRRTKNNPVLIGEPGVGKTAIAEGLALRIVDGDVPESLRNKKLMSLDMGALIAGAKYRGEFEERLKAVLKEIESAAGEIIMFIDEMHTLVGAGKSDGAMDAANLIKPALARGELHCVGATTLDEYRKYVEKDAALARRFQPLMVEEPTVTDTVSILRGIKEKYELHHGVRISDSALVAAATLSHRYITDRFLPDKAIDLMDEAASRLRMEVDSKPEELDALDRQILQLQIEAEALKKEDDAASVDRLERLEKELADLNERASEMTAKWQAERDKLEGTREVKERLDRARADLDIAKREGNLAKAGELSYGVIPELERQLSEVEDNDDLMVEEAVRPEQIAEVVERWTGIPTSKMLEGEREKLLRMEEELGKRVIGQRAAVTSVANAVRRARAGLNDENRPLGSFLFLGPTGVGKTELTKAVAEYLFDDDSAMVRIDMSEFMEKHAVARLIGAPPGYVGYDEGGVLTEAVRRRPYQVVLFDEVEKAHPDVFNVLLQVLDDGVLTDGQGRTVDFKQTLIILTSNLGAQALSQLPDGADASDAKRDVMDAMRAHFRPEFLNRLDETVIFDRLAREDMAGIVTIQLRRLERRLAGRNIQIDLDEPALKWLADEGYDPVFGARPLKRVIQRALQDQLAEMILAGDVMDGTEVHVTAGPDGLIVGDRLSTSNRSTPDDAVVH
- the pyrF gene encoding orotidine-5'-phosphate decarboxylase; translated protein: MTDDRLIVAMDLPNVLDGLELANALGDSVSFYKIGLGMLTGGGLALANELKQDHGKRIFLDMKFFDIGATVEAAVRGVAQFDLDFLTVHGDPHVVRAAREGAGGSDMKILAVTVLTSMDRDDLDASCIKDGEIGDLVQERAGIALANGADGVIASPQEAALIRALPEAEGKLIVTPGVRPAGGDPGDQKRIMTPAQAIANGADHVVVGRPIWQAANPRQAALAIQQELVSPQAKRPN
- a CDS encoding orotidine 5'-phosphate decarboxylase; this encodes MNDVRLHNVHYNPQAGAFEARVDIDRGQTTFRYPCQVPGPMTMDMDQVCLSLTRQALRMSDTGANLRSRF